Proteins encoded within one genomic window of Congzhengia minquanensis:
- a CDS encoding HAD family hydrolase: MKTKPVAAILYDFDKTLSTKDMQEYAFIPGIGMTAEEFWKKCNRLTQEHSMDQILAYMYVMLTEARGKKLLNREEFKNLGETVELFPGVLSWFNRVNAYAQRLGLCLEHYIISSGLKEIIEGTPIAKQFKGIYAAEFFYDEQNVPVWPAMAVNYTSKTQFLFRINKGVLDVTDHTGLNKFTPENKRRIPFQNMIYIGDGFTDVPCMKLVKVNGGHSIAVYSDKKQTAIDIMHQGRVDYIAPADYSEAGKLEKTVFAVLDLICAQNVALEMNFKDFHETE; the protein is encoded by the coding sequence ATGAAAACAAAACCTGTGGCGGCCATTCTGTATGATTTTGATAAAACGCTGTCGACGAAAGATATGCAGGAGTATGCGTTCATTCCTGGCATTGGCATGACGGCAGAGGAGTTCTGGAAGAAGTGTAACCGGCTTACCCAAGAGCACAGTATGGATCAAATTTTGGCGTATATGTATGTGATGCTCACCGAGGCCAGGGGAAAAAAGCTGCTAAACCGGGAAGAATTTAAAAACTTAGGCGAAACGGTGGAGCTTTTTCCCGGCGTGCTTTCCTGGTTCAACCGCGTGAACGCTTATGCGCAAAGGCTGGGGCTGTGTTTGGAGCACTATATCATCTCCTCAGGTTTAAAAGAAATAATAGAAGGAACGCCAATTGCAAAGCAGTTTAAAGGAATTTATGCGGCGGAGTTTTTTTACGACGAGCAAAATGTTCCCGTTTGGCCGGCTATGGCGGTGAACTATACCAGCAAAACCCAGTTTTTGTTCCGCATTAACAAGGGTGTGTTGGACGTGACGGACCACACGGGACTGAACAAATTTACGCCGGAGAACAAGCGCAGAATTCCATTTCAAAACATGATTTACATTGGCGACGGGTTTACCGACGTTCCCTGCATGAAACTGGTAAAGGTAAATGGCGGGCACTCCATTGCGGTTTACAGCGATAAAAAACAAACAGCGATTGACATTATGCACCAGGGTCGGGTGGATTATATTGCCCCTGCAGACTACAGCGAGGCCGGAAAACTGGAGAAAACGGTTTTTGCAGTGTTAGATCTGATTTGCGCGCAAAATGTGGCGCTGGAAATGAATTTTAAGGACTTTCATGAAACAGAATGA